From one Montipora capricornis isolate CH-2021 chromosome 10, ASM3666992v2, whole genome shotgun sequence genomic stretch:
- the LOC138020451 gene encoding uncharacterized protein isoform X2 encodes MKFHAKDAGIDGKSAVGGPNTQANTFDEHKIQQGKGSWIEGVVSKMLPRLYSDRQRYKETCSHKWQKEYKSLHKDILEGRRPRKFIVFTCKEQEYGCSGYGNRLAALTSLLYLSILTQRAFLIEWDVDAGVPLERYLSTNNIAWNYPVKELQELKTRKHLWAKYGPKRNGTFNVIGSKAKLAAWLKKTDLRAFFDRPVEKVVGMWYFVDVLLKNEFLKNRAIELGISSRGTYYSFIGCAFEFLFQKTRTLEERLESTRNSLSLERSAFKIGIQVRMGDISFGKSLQYNDINYKDFFNCAQALSEAISTRNQTRFMKRRIRWFLATDDIKVKKFAIENYSANTVTQMITPQHITRLTMLTRSESVESMLDIIVDHLLLSECTFLILSRGSTFGKTAAALAFHSAETLTFGTICAKMARNEHRNENHK; translated from the coding sequence ATGAAATTTCACGCAAAAGATGCTGGCATTGACGGCAAAAGCGCAGTAGGCGGACCTAATACACAAGCTAACACCTTCGATGAACATAAAATTCAACAAGGGAAGGGTTCGTGGATAGAAGGTGTGGTTTCGAAAATGCTTCCTAGGCTTTACTCCGACAGGCAACGTTATAAAGAAACGTGTAGTCATAAATGGCAAAAAGAATACAAGAGTCTTCACAAAGATATTTTAGAGGGACGCAGACCGCGAAAGTTTATTGTGTTTACTTGCAAAGAGCAAGAATATGGATGTTCTGGTTATGGTAACCGCTTAGCAGCACTTACGTCACTTCTCTATCTTTCCATTTTAACCCAACGAGCATTTTTGATTGAATGGGATGTGGATGCAGGGGTACCACTCGAACGTTATCTTTCTACAAATAACATTGCGTGGAATTATCCTGTCAAGGAACTACAAGAACTTAAGACGAGGAAGCATCTTTGGGCCAAATACGGCCCAAAAAGAAATGGCACGTTTAACGTAATAGGTTCCAAAGCAAAGTTGGCAGCTTGGCTAAAGAAAACCGATTTACGGGCGTTCTTTGACCGACCTGTTGAAAAAGTAGTGGGAATGTGGTATTTTGTCGATGTTTTATTGAAAAACGAATTCTTGAAAAATCGTGCCATCGAATTGGGGATCAGTTCCAGAGGAACGTATTACAGTTTTATAGGCTGTGCTTTTGAATTTCTCTTTCAAAAGACACGCACATTAGAAGAACGGCTTGAATCAACGCGGAATTCACTTAGTCTTGAAAGATCGGCTTTTAAGATTGGGATACAAGTTAGAATGGGCGACATATCCTTTGGAAAGAGCTTGCAGTATAATGACATCAATTATAAAGATTTCTTTAATTGCGCTCAGGCGTTAAGTGAAGCAATTTCGACACGAAAtcaaacacgttttatgaaaagaAGGATTCGATGGTTTCTTGCAACGGACGATATTAAGGTTAAAAAGTTTGCAATCGAGAACTATTCCGCAAATACAGTCACCCAAATGATAACTCCGCAACACATAACACGTTTGACAATGCTGACACGTTCGGAATCCGTGGAAAGTATGTTGGATATAATTGTGGACCATTTATTGTTGTCTGAGTGCACTTTTCTCATTTTGTCCAGAGGAAGTACTTTTGGAAAGACAGCTGCTGCACTCGCGTTTCATTCCGCGGAAACGTTGACGTTCGGGACAATATGTGCCAAGATGGCCCGAAATGAGCACAGAAATGAGAACCATAAATGA
- the LOC138020449 gene encoding uncharacterized protein isoform X3, which translates to MSRWTLRLGICKLQKWQIVLLGFLVFSSIVYFRHKERSADKEIRWPLPWELGGMKFHAKDHSAGIEGKSAVGGPNTQANIFDEHKMQQGKGSWIEGVVSKMLPRLYSNRQRYNETCSHKWQREYKSLHKDILEGRRPRKFIVFTCKEQEYGCSGYGNRLAALTSLLYLSILTQRAFLIEWDMDAGVPLEHHLSTNNIAWNYPVTELHELKTRKHLWAKYRPKRNGTFNVIDSKAKLAAWLKKTDLQAFFDRPVEKIMGMWYFVDVLLKNEFLKNHAIELGISSSGTYYSFIGCAFEFLFQKTRTLEERLESTRNSLSLERSAFKIGIQVRMGDISFGKSLPHNDVNYKDFFNCAQALSEAILTRNQTRFMERRIRWFLATDDIKVKKFAIENYSPNTVTQMITPQHITRLTMLTRSESVESMLDIIVDHLLLSECTFLILSRGSTFGKTAAALTFHSAETLTFGTICAQMARNEHRNENHK; encoded by the exons ATGAGCCGGTGGACTCTTCGGTTGGGGATCTGCAAACTACAAAAGTGGCAAATCGTCCTCTTGGGTTTTCTTGTCTTCTCATCGATCGTATATTTCAGGCACAAAGAAAGGTCGGCTGATAAAG AAATACGTTGGCCTTTGCCGTGGGAATTGGGTGGAATGAAATTTCACGCAAAAGATCATAGTGCTGGCATTGAGGGCAAAAGCGCAGTAGGCGGACCTAATACACAAGCTAACATCTTCGATGAACATAAAATGCAACAAGGGAAAGGTTCGTGGATAGAAGGTGTGGTTTCGAAAATGCTTCCTAGGCTTTACTCCAACAGGCAACGTTATAATGAAACGTGTAGTCATAAATGGCAAAGAGAATACAAGAGTCTTCACAAAGATATTTTAGAGGGACGCAGACCGCGAAAGTTTATTGTGTTTACTTGCAAAGAGCAAGAATATGGATGTTCTGGTTATGGTAACCGCTTAGCAGCACTTACGTCGCTTCTCTATCTTTCCATTTTAACCCAACGAGCATTTTTGATTGAATGGGATATGGATGCAGGGGTACCACTCGAACATCACCTTTCTACAAATAACATTGCGTGGAATTATCCTGTCACGGAACTACACGAACTTAAGACGAGGAAGCATCTTTGGGCCAAATACCGCCCAAAAAGAAATGGCACGTTTAACGTAATAGATTCCAAAGCAAAGTTGGCAGCTTGGCTAAAGAAAACCGATTTACAGGCGTTCTTTGACCGCCCCGTTGAAAAGATAATGGGAATGTGGTATTTTGTCGATGTTTTATTGAAAAACGAATTCTTGAAAAATCATGCCATCGAATTGGGGATCAGTTCCAGTGGAACTTATTACAGTTTTATAGGCTGTGCTTTTGAATTTCTCTTTCAAAAGACACGCACATTAGAAGAACGGCTTGAATCAACGCGGAATTCACTTAGTCTTGAAAGATCGGCTTTTAAGATTGGGATACAAGTTAGAATGGGCGACATATCTTTTGGAAAGAGCTTGCCGCATAATGACGTCAATTATAAAGATTTCTTTAATTGCGCTCAGGCGTTAAGTGAAGCAATTTTGACACGAAATCAAACACGTTTCATGGAAAGAAGGATACGATGGTTTCTTGCAACGGACGATATTAAGGTTAAAAAGTTTGCAATCGAGAATTACTCCCCAAATACAGTCACCCAAATGATAACTCCGCAACACATAACACGTTTGACAATGCTGACACGTTCGGAATCCGTGGAAAGTATGTTGGATATAATTGTGGACCATTTATTGTTGTCTGAGTGCACTTTTCTCATTTTGTCCAGAGGAAGTACTTTTGGAAAGACAGCGGCTGCACTCACGTTTCATTCCGCGGAAACGTTGACGTTCGGGACAATATGTGCCCAGATGGCCCGAAATGAGCATAGAAATGAGAACCATAAATGA
- the LOC138020449 gene encoding uncharacterized protein isoform X2, which translates to MLLRVMSRWTLRLGICKLQKWQIVLLGFLVFSSIVYFRHKERSADKEIRWPLPWELGGMKFHAKDHSAGIEGKSAVGGPNTQANIFDEHKMQQGKGSWIEGVVSKMLPRLYSNRQRYNETCSHKWQREYKSLHKDILEGRRPRKFIVFTCKEQEYGCSGYGNRLAALTSLLYLSILTQRAFLIEWDMDAGVPLEHHLSTNNIAWNYPVTELHELKTRKHLWAKYRPKRNGTFNVIDSKAKLAAWLKKTDLQAFFDRPVEKIMGMWYFVDVLLKNEFLKNHAIELGISSSGTYYSFIGCAFEFLFQKTRTLEERLESTRNSLSLERSAFKIGIQVRMGDISFGKSLPHNDVNYKDFFNCAQALSEAILTRNQTRFMERRIRWFLATDDIKVKKFAIENYSPNTVTQMITPQHITRLTMLTRSESVESMLDIIVDHLLLSECTFLILSRGSTFGKTAAALTFHSAETLTFGTICAQMARNEHRNENHK; encoded by the exons ATGCTGCTGAGAG TTATGAGCCGGTGGACTCTTCGGTTGGGGATCTGCAAACTACAAAAGTGGCAAATCGTCCTCTTGGGTTTTCTTGTCTTCTCATCGATCGTATATTTCAGGCACAAAGAAAGGTCGGCTGATAAAG AAATACGTTGGCCTTTGCCGTGGGAATTGGGTGGAATGAAATTTCACGCAAAAGATCATAGTGCTGGCATTGAGGGCAAAAGCGCAGTAGGCGGACCTAATACACAAGCTAACATCTTCGATGAACATAAAATGCAACAAGGGAAAGGTTCGTGGATAGAAGGTGTGGTTTCGAAAATGCTTCCTAGGCTTTACTCCAACAGGCAACGTTATAATGAAACGTGTAGTCATAAATGGCAAAGAGAATACAAGAGTCTTCACAAAGATATTTTAGAGGGACGCAGACCGCGAAAGTTTATTGTGTTTACTTGCAAAGAGCAAGAATATGGATGTTCTGGTTATGGTAACCGCTTAGCAGCACTTACGTCGCTTCTCTATCTTTCCATTTTAACCCAACGAGCATTTTTGATTGAATGGGATATGGATGCAGGGGTACCACTCGAACATCACCTTTCTACAAATAACATTGCGTGGAATTATCCTGTCACGGAACTACACGAACTTAAGACGAGGAAGCATCTTTGGGCCAAATACCGCCCAAAAAGAAATGGCACGTTTAACGTAATAGATTCCAAAGCAAAGTTGGCAGCTTGGCTAAAGAAAACCGATTTACAGGCGTTCTTTGACCGCCCCGTTGAAAAGATAATGGGAATGTGGTATTTTGTCGATGTTTTATTGAAAAACGAATTCTTGAAAAATCATGCCATCGAATTGGGGATCAGTTCCAGTGGAACTTATTACAGTTTTATAGGCTGTGCTTTTGAATTTCTCTTTCAAAAGACACGCACATTAGAAGAACGGCTTGAATCAACGCGGAATTCACTTAGTCTTGAAAGATCGGCTTTTAAGATTGGGATACAAGTTAGAATGGGCGACATATCTTTTGGAAAGAGCTTGCCGCATAATGACGTCAATTATAAAGATTTCTTTAATTGCGCTCAGGCGTTAAGTGAAGCAATTTTGACACGAAATCAAACACGTTTCATGGAAAGAAGGATACGATGGTTTCTTGCAACGGACGATATTAAGGTTAAAAAGTTTGCAATCGAGAATTACTCCCCAAATACAGTCACCCAAATGATAACTCCGCAACACATAACACGTTTGACAATGCTGACACGTTCGGAATCCGTGGAAAGTATGTTGGATATAATTGTGGACCATTTATTGTTGTCTGAGTGCACTTTTCTCATTTTGTCCAGAGGAAGTACTTTTGGAAAGACAGCGGCTGCACTCACGTTTCATTCCGCGGAAACGTTGACGTTCGGGACAATATGTGCCCAGATGGCCCGAAATGAGCATAGAAATGAGAACCATAAATGA
- the LOC138020451 gene encoding uncharacterized protein isoform X1, with product MWVSLAERARSISRENLRVMSHWTLQSRICIPQKWQIVPLGFLVVFSFIVYFRHNENWADKEIRRPLPWELGGMKFHAKDAGIDGKSAVGGPNTQANTFDEHKIQQGKGSWIEGVVSKMLPRLYSDRQRYKETCSHKWQKEYKSLHKDILEGRRPRKFIVFTCKEQEYGCSGYGNRLAALTSLLYLSILTQRAFLIEWDVDAGVPLERYLSTNNIAWNYPVKELQELKTRKHLWAKYGPKRNGTFNVIGSKAKLAAWLKKTDLRAFFDRPVEKVVGMWYFVDVLLKNEFLKNRAIELGISSRGTYYSFIGCAFEFLFQKTRTLEERLESTRNSLSLERSAFKIGIQVRMGDISFGKSLQYNDINYKDFFNCAQALSEAISTRNQTRFMKRRIRWFLATDDIKVKKFAIENYSANTVTQMITPQHITRLTMLTRSESVESMLDIIVDHLLLSECTFLILSRGSTFGKTAAALAFHSAETLTFGTICAKMARNEHRNENHK from the exons ATGTGGGTTTCGCTTGCAGAGCGTGCACGGTCGATTTCAAGAGAGAACTTGAGAG TTATGAGCCACTGGACTCTACAGTCGAGGATCTGCATACCACAAAAGTGGCAAATCGTCCCCTTGGGTTTTCTTGTTGTCTTCTCATTCATCGTTTATTTCAGGCACAACGAAAATTGGGCTGACAAAG AAATACGTAGGCCTTTGCCGTGGGAATTGGGTGGAATGAAATTTCACGCAAAAGATGCTGGCATTGACGGCAAAAGCGCAGTAGGCGGACCTAATACACAAGCTAACACCTTCGATGAACATAAAATTCAACAAGGGAAGGGTTCGTGGATAGAAGGTGTGGTTTCGAAAATGCTTCCTAGGCTTTACTCCGACAGGCAACGTTATAAAGAAACGTGTAGTCATAAATGGCAAAAAGAATACAAGAGTCTTCACAAAGATATTTTAGAGGGACGCAGACCGCGAAAGTTTATTGTGTTTACTTGCAAAGAGCAAGAATATGGATGTTCTGGTTATGGTAACCGCTTAGCAGCACTTACGTCACTTCTCTATCTTTCCATTTTAACCCAACGAGCATTTTTGATTGAATGGGATGTGGATGCAGGGGTACCACTCGAACGTTATCTTTCTACAAATAACATTGCGTGGAATTATCCTGTCAAGGAACTACAAGAACTTAAGACGAGGAAGCATCTTTGGGCCAAATACGGCCCAAAAAGAAATGGCACGTTTAACGTAATAGGTTCCAAAGCAAAGTTGGCAGCTTGGCTAAAGAAAACCGATTTACGGGCGTTCTTTGACCGACCTGTTGAAAAAGTAGTGGGAATGTGGTATTTTGTCGATGTTTTATTGAAAAACGAATTCTTGAAAAATCGTGCCATCGAATTGGGGATCAGTTCCAGAGGAACGTATTACAGTTTTATAGGCTGTGCTTTTGAATTTCTCTTTCAAAAGACACGCACATTAGAAGAACGGCTTGAATCAACGCGGAATTCACTTAGTCTTGAAAGATCGGCTTTTAAGATTGGGATACAAGTTAGAATGGGCGACATATCCTTTGGAAAGAGCTTGCAGTATAATGACATCAATTATAAAGATTTCTTTAATTGCGCTCAGGCGTTAAGTGAAGCAATTTCGACACGAAAtcaaacacgttttatgaaaagaAGGATTCGATGGTTTCTTGCAACGGACGATATTAAGGTTAAAAAGTTTGCAATCGAGAACTATTCCGCAAATACAGTCACCCAAATGATAACTCCGCAACACATAACACGTTTGACAATGCTGACACGTTCGGAATCCGTGGAAAGTATGTTGGATATAATTGTGGACCATTTATTGTTGTCTGAGTGCACTTTTCTCATTTTGTCCAGAGGAAGTACTTTTGGAAAGACAGCTGCTGCACTCGCGTTTCATTCCGCGGAAACGTTGACGTTCGGGACAATATGTGCCAAGATGGCCCGAAATGAGCACAGAAATGAGAACCATAAATGA
- the LOC138020449 gene encoding uncharacterized protein isoform X1, with product MLVKFYCACGTKSGQREFGAGPRRKVMSRWTLRLGICKLQKWQIVLLGFLVFSSIVYFRHKERSADKEIRWPLPWELGGMKFHAKDHSAGIEGKSAVGGPNTQANIFDEHKMQQGKGSWIEGVVSKMLPRLYSNRQRYNETCSHKWQREYKSLHKDILEGRRPRKFIVFTCKEQEYGCSGYGNRLAALTSLLYLSILTQRAFLIEWDMDAGVPLEHHLSTNNIAWNYPVTELHELKTRKHLWAKYRPKRNGTFNVIDSKAKLAAWLKKTDLQAFFDRPVEKIMGMWYFVDVLLKNEFLKNHAIELGISSSGTYYSFIGCAFEFLFQKTRTLEERLESTRNSLSLERSAFKIGIQVRMGDISFGKSLPHNDVNYKDFFNCAQALSEAILTRNQTRFMERRIRWFLATDDIKVKKFAIENYSPNTVTQMITPQHITRLTMLTRSESVESMLDIIVDHLLLSECTFLILSRGSTFGKTAAALTFHSAETLTFGTICAQMARNEHRNENHK from the exons ATGCTTGTGAAATTTTATTGTGCATGTGGAACAAAAAGCGGCCAGAGAGAGTTCGGAGCAGGACCGAGAAGGAAAG TTATGAGCCGGTGGACTCTTCGGTTGGGGATCTGCAAACTACAAAAGTGGCAAATCGTCCTCTTGGGTTTTCTTGTCTTCTCATCGATCGTATATTTCAGGCACAAAGAAAGGTCGGCTGATAAAG AAATACGTTGGCCTTTGCCGTGGGAATTGGGTGGAATGAAATTTCACGCAAAAGATCATAGTGCTGGCATTGAGGGCAAAAGCGCAGTAGGCGGACCTAATACACAAGCTAACATCTTCGATGAACATAAAATGCAACAAGGGAAAGGTTCGTGGATAGAAGGTGTGGTTTCGAAAATGCTTCCTAGGCTTTACTCCAACAGGCAACGTTATAATGAAACGTGTAGTCATAAATGGCAAAGAGAATACAAGAGTCTTCACAAAGATATTTTAGAGGGACGCAGACCGCGAAAGTTTATTGTGTTTACTTGCAAAGAGCAAGAATATGGATGTTCTGGTTATGGTAACCGCTTAGCAGCACTTACGTCGCTTCTCTATCTTTCCATTTTAACCCAACGAGCATTTTTGATTGAATGGGATATGGATGCAGGGGTACCACTCGAACATCACCTTTCTACAAATAACATTGCGTGGAATTATCCTGTCACGGAACTACACGAACTTAAGACGAGGAAGCATCTTTGGGCCAAATACCGCCCAAAAAGAAATGGCACGTTTAACGTAATAGATTCCAAAGCAAAGTTGGCAGCTTGGCTAAAGAAAACCGATTTACAGGCGTTCTTTGACCGCCCCGTTGAAAAGATAATGGGAATGTGGTATTTTGTCGATGTTTTATTGAAAAACGAATTCTTGAAAAATCATGCCATCGAATTGGGGATCAGTTCCAGTGGAACTTATTACAGTTTTATAGGCTGTGCTTTTGAATTTCTCTTTCAAAAGACACGCACATTAGAAGAACGGCTTGAATCAACGCGGAATTCACTTAGTCTTGAAAGATCGGCTTTTAAGATTGGGATACAAGTTAGAATGGGCGACATATCTTTTGGAAAGAGCTTGCCGCATAATGACGTCAATTATAAAGATTTCTTTAATTGCGCTCAGGCGTTAAGTGAAGCAATTTTGACACGAAATCAAACACGTTTCATGGAAAGAAGGATACGATGGTTTCTTGCAACGGACGATATTAAGGTTAAAAAGTTTGCAATCGAGAATTACTCCCCAAATACAGTCACCCAAATGATAACTCCGCAACACATAACACGTTTGACAATGCTGACACGTTCGGAATCCGTGGAAAGTATGTTGGATATAATTGTGGACCATTTATTGTTGTCTGAGTGCACTTTTCTCATTTTGTCCAGAGGAAGTACTTTTGGAAAGACAGCGGCTGCACTCACGTTTCATTCCGCGGAAACGTTGACGTTCGGGACAATATGTGCCCAGATGGCCCGAAATGAGCATAGAAATGAGAACCATAAATGA